A window from Pseudomonas alloputida encodes these proteins:
- the rplL gene encoding 50S ribosomal protein L7/L12, with the protein MSLTNEQIIEAIGQKTVLEVVELIKAMEETFGVTAAVAAAGPAAAAAVVEEQTEFNVVLVEAGDKKVNVIKAVRELTGLGLKEAKEKVDGAPQVVAEGVSKEAAEDAKKKLEEAGAKVELK; encoded by the coding sequence ATGTCTCTGACTAACGAACAAATCATCGAAGCAATCGGCCAGAAAACCGTTCTGGAAGTTGTTGAGCTGATCAAAGCAATGGAAGAAACCTTCGGCGTTACCGCTGCTGTTGCCGCTGCTGGCCCAGCTGCTGCTGCTGCCGTTGTTGAAGAGCAGACCGAGTTCAACGTTGTTCTGGTTGAAGCCGGCGACAAGAAAGTGAACGTGATCAAGGCCGTTCGCGAACTGACCGGTCTGGGCCTGAAAGAAGCCAAAGAGAAAGTCGATGGCGCTCCTCAGGTTGTAGCTGAAGGCGTTTCGAAAGAAGCCGCTGAAGACGCTAAGAAGAAGCTGGAAGAAGCAGGCGCTAAAGTCGAGCTGAAGTAA
- the rpoB gene encoding DNA-directed RNA polymerase subunit beta — protein MAYSYTEKKRIRKDFSKLPDVMDVPYLLAIQLDSYREFLQAGASKDHFRDVGLHAAFKSVFPIISYSGNAALEYVGYRLGEPAFDVKECVLRGVTFAVPLRVKVRLIIFDKESSNKAIKDIKEQEVYMGEIPLMTENGTFVINGTERVIVSQLHRSPGVFFDHDRGKTHSSGKLLYSARIIPYRGSWLDFEFDPKDCVFVRIDRRRKLPASVLLRALGYSTEEVLNTFYTTNVFHISGEKLSLELVPQRLRGEVAVMDIHDETGKVIVEQGRRITARHINQLEKAGVKQLDVPMEYVLGRTTAKAIVHPATGEILAECNTEMTTELLIKVAKAQVVRIETLYTNDIDCGPFISDTLKIDTTSNQLEALVEIYRMMRPGEPPTKDAAETLFNNLFFSAERYDLSAVGRMKFNRRIGRTEIEGSGVLSKEDIVEVLKTLVDIRNGKGIVDDIDHLGNRRVRCVGEMAENQFRVGLVRVERAVKERLSMAESEGLMPQDLINAKPVAAAVKEFFGSSQLSQFMDQNNPLSEITHKRRVSALGPGGLTRERAGFEVRDVHPTHYGRVCPIETPEGPNIGLINSLAAYARTNQYGFLESPYRVVKEGVVSDDIVFLSAIEEADHVIAQASAAMNDKKQLIDELVAVRHLNEFTVKAPEDVTLMDVSPKQVVSVAASLIPFLEHDDANRALMGSNMQRQAVPTLRADKPLVGTGMERNVARDSGVCVVARRGGVIDSVDASRIVVRVADDEVETGEAGVDIYNLTKYTRSNQNTCINQRPLVSKGDKVQRGDIMADGPSTDMGELALGQNMRIAFMAWNGFNFEDSICLSERVVQEDRFTTIHIQELTCVARDTKLGPEEITADIPNVGEAALNKLDEAGIVYVGAEVGAGDILVGKVTPKGETQLTPEEKLLRAIFGEKASDVKDTSLRVPTGTKGTVIDVQVFTRDGVERDSRALAIEKMQLDEIRKDLNEEFRIVEGATFERLRSALNGQVVDGGAGLKKGTVITDEVLDGLEHGQWFKLRMAEDALNEQLEKAQQYIVDRRRLLDDKFEDKKRKLQQGDDLAPGVLKIVKVYLAIRRRIQPGDKMAGRHGNKGVVSVIMPVEDMPHDANGTPVDVVLNPLGVPSRMNVGQILETHLGLAAKGLGEKIDRMLEEQRKAAELRVFLTEVYNEIGGRQENLDEFTDEEILALANNLKKGVPMATPVFDGAKEREIKAMLKLADLPESGQMVLFDGRTGNKFERPVTVGYMYMLKLNHLVDDKMHARSTGSYSLVTQQPLGGKAQFGGQRFGEMEVWALEAYGAAYTLQEMLTVKSDDVNGRTKMYKNIVDGDHRMEPGMPESFNVLIKEIRSLGIDIDLETE, from the coding sequence ATGGCTTACTCATACACTGAGAAAAAACGTATCCGCAAGGACTTTAGCAAGTTGCCGGACGTCATGGATGTGCCTTACCTCCTGGCCATCCAGCTGGATTCGTATCGCGAATTCCTGCAAGCGGGAGCATCCAAGGATCACTTCCGCGACGTCGGCCTGCACGCGGCCTTCAAATCGGTATTCCCGATCATCAGCTACTCCGGCAATGCTGCCCTGGAGTACGTAGGCTATCGCCTGGGCGAACCCGCCTTCGATGTGAAGGAATGTGTCCTGCGTGGCGTGACCTTCGCGGTCCCACTGCGGGTCAAGGTGCGCCTGATCATCTTCGACAAGGAATCGTCGAACAAAGCGATCAAGGACATCAAAGAGCAAGAAGTCTACATGGGTGAAATCCCCCTGATGACTGAGAACGGTACCTTCGTTATCAACGGTACCGAGCGTGTGATCGTTTCCCAGCTGCACCGTTCGCCTGGTGTGTTCTTCGACCACGACCGTGGCAAGACCCACAGCTCGGGCAAGCTGCTGTACTCCGCTCGCATCATCCCTTACCGCGGTTCCTGGCTGGACTTCGAGTTCGACCCGAAGGACTGCGTGTTCGTGCGTATCGACCGGCGCCGCAAACTGCCGGCCTCGGTGCTGCTGCGCGCCCTGGGTTACAGCACTGAAGAAGTGCTGAACACCTTCTACACCACCAACGTGTTCCACATTTCCGGCGAAAAACTCAGCCTGGAACTGGTACCGCAGCGTCTGCGTGGTGAAGTTGCAGTCATGGACATCCATGACGAAACCGGCAAAGTCATCGTCGAGCAAGGCCGCCGTATTACCGCGCGCCACATCAACCAGCTCGAGAAGGCCGGCGTCAAGCAACTGGACGTTCCAATGGAATACGTCCTGGGCCGCACTACCGCCAAGGCTATCGTGCATCCGGCTACCGGCGAAATTCTCGCCGAATGCAACACCGAGATGACTACCGAGCTGCTGATCAAGGTCGCCAAGGCGCAGGTTGTCCGTATCGAGACCCTGTACACCAACGACATCGATTGCGGTCCGTTCATCTCTGACACTCTGAAGATCGACACCACCAGCAACCAACTGGAAGCGCTGGTCGAGATCTACCGCATGATGCGTCCAGGCGAGCCGCCAACCAAGGACGCAGCCGAGACCCTGTTCAACAACCTGTTCTTCAGTGCCGAGCGTTACGATCTGTCCGCCGTAGGCCGCATGAAGTTCAACCGTCGTATCGGTCGTACCGAGATCGAGGGTTCGGGCGTGCTGAGCAAGGAAGACATCGTCGAGGTTCTGAAGACCCTGGTCGATATCCGTAACGGCAAAGGCATCGTCGACGACATCGACCACCTGGGTAACCGTCGCGTACGGTGCGTCGGCGAGATGGCCGAGAACCAGTTCCGCGTTGGCCTGGTGCGTGTCGAGCGCGCGGTCAAGGAACGCCTGTCGATGGCGGAAAGCGAAGGCCTGATGCCGCAAGACCTGATCAACGCCAAGCCGGTAGCGGCAGCGGTGAAAGAGTTCTTCGGTTCCAGCCAGCTGTCCCAGTTCATGGACCAGAACAACCCTCTCTCGGAGATTACCCACAAGCGCCGCGTCTCCGCACTCGGCCCTGGCGGTCTGACCCGTGAGCGTGCCGGCTTCGAAGTCCGTGACGTACACCCGACCCACTATGGCCGTGTGTGCCCGATCGAGACCCCTGAAGGTCCGAACATCGGTCTGATCAACTCCCTGGCGGCCTATGCCCGCACCAACCAGTACGGCTTCCTGGAAAGCCCGTACCGCGTGGTGAAGGAAGGCGTTGTCAGCGACGACATCGTGTTCCTGTCGGCAATCGAAGAGGCAGATCACGTCATCGCACAGGCTTCGGCCGCGATGAACGACAAGAAGCAACTGATCGATGAGCTGGTAGCAGTTCGTCACCTGAACGAATTCACCGTCAAGGCGCCGGAAGACGTCACCCTGATGGACGTTTCGCCGAAGCAGGTTGTTTCCGTTGCAGCGTCGCTGATTCCGTTCCTCGAGCACGACGACGCCAACCGTGCGTTGATGGGTTCGAACATGCAGCGTCAGGCTGTACCGACCCTGCGTGCCGACAAGCCGCTGGTAGGTACCGGCATGGAGCGCAACGTTGCCCGTGACTCCGGTGTCTGCGTGGTTGCTCGCCGCGGTGGTGTGATCGACTCGGTCGACGCCAGCCGTATCGTTGTTCGCGTTGCCGACGACGAAGTGGAAACCGGCGAAGCGGGTGTGGATATCTACAACCTGACCAAGTACACCCGTTCGAACCAGAACACCTGCATCAACCAGCGTCCGCTGGTGAGCAAGGGTGACAAGGTTCAGCGTGGTGACATCATGGCCGACGGCCCGTCCACCGACATGGGTGAGCTGGCTCTGGGTCAGAACATGCGCATCGCGTTCATGGCGTGGAACGGCTTCAACTTCGAAGACTCCATCTGCCTGTCCGAGCGTGTTGTTCAGGAAGATCGCTTCACCACCATCCACATTCAGGAACTGACCTGTGTGGCGCGTGACACCAAGCTCGGCCCAGAGGAAATCACTGCGGACATCCCGAACGTGGGTGAAGCCGCACTGAACAAGCTGGACGAAGCCGGTATCGTTTACGTAGGTGCTGAAGTTGGCGCTGGCGACATCCTGGTTGGCAAGGTCACGCCAAAAGGCGAAACCCAGCTGACTCCGGAAGAAAAACTGCTGCGCGCAATCTTCGGTGAGAAGGCCAGCGACGTTAAGGACACCTCCCTGCGTGTGCCAACCGGCACCAAGGGTACTGTCATCGACGTACAGGTCTTCACCCGTGATGGCGTGGAGCGCGATAGCCGCGCGCTGGCCATCGAGAAGATGCAGCTCGACGAGATCCGCAAGGACCTCAACGAAGAGTTCCGCATTGTTGAAGGTGCGACCTTCGAGCGTCTGCGTTCTGCCCTGAACGGCCAGGTAGTTGATGGTGGTGCGGGCCTGAAGAAAGGCACCGTGATCACTGACGAGGTGCTGGACGGTCTGGAGCACGGCCAGTGGTTCAAACTGCGCATGGCTGAAGATGCACTGAACGAGCAGCTGGAAAAGGCTCAGCAGTACATCGTCGACCGTCGCCGTCTGCTGGACGACAAGTTCGAAGACAAGAAGCGCAAGCTGCAGCAGGGCGATGACCTGGCACCGGGCGTACTGAAGATCGTCAAGGTTTACCTTGCAATCCGCCGCCGCATCCAGCCGGGTGACAAGATGGCCGGTCGTCACGGTAACAAGGGTGTCGTCTCGGTCATCATGCCGGTTGAAGACATGCCGCACGATGCCAACGGTACTCCGGTTGACGTCGTACTGAACCCGCTGGGTGTACCTTCGCGTATGAACGTTGGTCAGATCCTTGAAACCCACCTGGGCCTCGCGGCCAAGGGTCTGGGCGAGAAGATCGACCGCATGCTCGAAGAGCAGCGTAAAGCCGCTGAGCTGCGCGTGTTCCTGACCGAGGTCTACAACGAGATCGGCGGTCGTCAGGAAAACCTCGACGAGTTCACCGACGAAGAAATCCTGGCCCTGGCTAACAACCTGAAGAAAGGCGTGCCTATGGCTACCCCGGTCTTCGATGGTGCCAAGGAGCGCGAGATCAAGGCCATGCTGAAGCTGGCCGACCTGCCAGAGAGCGGCCAGATGGTGCTGTTCGATGGCCGTACCGGCAACAAGTTCGAGCGTCCTGTGACCGTTGGTTACATGTACATGCTCAAGCTGAACCACTTGGTGGACGACAAGATGCACGCGCGTTCCACTGGTTCCTACAGCCTGGTTACCCAGCAGCCGCTGGGTGGTAAGGCGCAGTTCGGTGGTCAGCGTTTCGGGGAGATGGAAGTGTGGGCGCTGGAAGCATACGGCGCGGCATACACCCTGCAAGAAATGCTCACAGTGAAGTCGGACGACGTGAACGGCCGTACCAAGATGTACAAGAACATCGTGGATGGCGATCACCGTATGGAGCCGGGCATGCCCGAGTCCTTCAACGTGTTGATCAAAGAGATCCGTTCGCTCGGTATCGATATCGATCTGGAAACCGAATAA
- the rpoC gene encoding DNA-directed RNA polymerase subunit beta', which translates to MKDLLNLLKNQGQVEEFDAIRIGLASPEMIRSWSFGEVKKPETINYRTFKPERDGLFCAKIFGPVKDYECLCGKYKRLKHRGVICEKCGVEVALAKVRRERMAHIELASPVAHIWFLKSLPSRIGLLMDMTLRDIERVLYFESYVVIDPGMTTLEKGQLLNDEQYFEALEEFGDDFDARMGAEAVRELLHAIDLEHEIGRLREEIPQTNSETKIKKLSKRLKLMEAFQGSGNLPEWMVLTVLPVLPPDLRPLVPLDGGRFATSDLNDLYRRVINRNNRLKRLLDLSAPDIIVRNEKRMLQEAVDALLDNGRRGRAITGSNKRPLKSLADMIKGKQGRFRQNLLGKRVDYSGRSVITVGPTLRLHQCGLPKKMALELFKPFIFGKLEMRGLATTIKAAKKMVERELPEVWDVLAEVIREHPVLLNRAPTLHRLGIQAFEPVLIEGKAIQLHPLVCAAYNADFDGDQMAVHVPLTLEAQLEARALMMSTNNILSPANGEPIIVPSQDVVLGLYYMTREAINAKGEGRVFADLQEVDRVFRAGEAALHAKIKVRINETVKERDGSVVKNTRIVDTTVGRALLFQVVPAGLPYDVVNQPMKKKAISKLINQCYRVVGLKETVIFADQLMYTGFAYSTISGVSIGVNDFVIPDEKARIIGNATDEVKEIESQYASGLVTQGEKYNKVIDLWSKANDEVSKAMMANLSKEKVIDREGKEVEQESFNSMYMMADSGARGSAAQIRQLAGMRGLMAKPDGSIIETPITANFREGLSVLQYFISTHGARKGLADTALKTANSGYLTRRLVDVAQDLVVTEIDCGTDQGLVMTPHIEGGDVVEPLGERVLGRVIARDVFKPGTEDVIVPAGTLVDEQWVEFIELNSIDEVIVRSPINCETRYGICAKCYGRDLARGHQVNIGEAVGVIAAQSIGEPGTQLTMRTFHIGGAASRTSAADSVQVKNGGMVRLHNLKQVERADGNLVAVSRSGELAIADEFGRERERYKLPYGAVISVKEGEKVEAGAIVAKWDPHTHPIVTELKGTVTFVGMEENITIKRQTDELTGLTNIEVLDVKDRPAAGKEIRPAIKMVDAAGKDLYLPGTDVPAQYFLPANALVGVADGAQIGVGDVIARIPQETSKTRDITGGLPRVADLFEARRPKEASILAEVSGTIAFGKETKGKRRLVITPTDGSEPYEELIPKWRHLNVFEGEQVNRGEVISDGPSDPHDILRLLGVSALAKYIVNEIQDVYRLQGVKINDKHIETILRQMLRKVEISESGDSSFIKGDQMELTQVLVENERLASEDKFISKFTRVLLGITKASLSTESFISAASFQETTRVLTEAAVTGKRDYLRGLKENVVVGRLIPAGTGLAYHSERKRRRDADKPLRVSASEVEAALTEALNSSGN; encoded by the coding sequence TTGAAAGACCTACTGAATTTGCTGAAAAACCAGGGTCAAGTCGAAGAGTTCGACGCCATCCGCATCGGTCTGGCGTCGCCTGAAATGATCCGTTCGTGGTCGTTCGGTGAAGTTAAGAAGCCGGAAACCATCAACTACCGTACGTTCAAGCCTGAGCGTGACGGCCTGTTCTGCGCCAAGATCTTTGGCCCAGTCAAGGACTACGAGTGCCTGTGCGGCAAGTACAAGCGCCTCAAGCACCGCGGCGTAATCTGCGAGAAGTGCGGCGTTGAAGTTGCCCTGGCGAAGGTTCGTCGTGAGCGCATGGCGCACATCGAGCTGGCCTCGCCGGTTGCCCACATCTGGTTCCTGAAGTCGCTGCCGTCCCGTATCGGCTTGCTGATGGACATGACCCTGCGTGATATCGAGCGCGTGCTCTACTTCGAGAGCTATGTCGTTATCGACCCGGGCATGACTACCCTGGAAAAGGGCCAGCTGCTGAACGACGAGCAGTACTTCGAAGCGCTGGAAGAGTTCGGTGACGACTTCGATGCCCGTATGGGGGCCGAGGCTGTCCGCGAGCTGCTGCACGCTATCGACCTGGAGCACGAGATCGGCCGCCTGCGCGAAGAAATTCCGCAGACCAACTCGGAAACCAAGATCAAGAAGCTTTCCAAGCGTCTGAAGCTGATGGAAGCTTTCCAGGGCTCGGGCAACCTGCCTGAGTGGATGGTCCTGACCGTCCTGCCAGTGCTGCCGCCGGACCTGCGTCCGCTGGTTCCGCTGGATGGTGGCCGTTTCGCGACTTCCGACCTGAACGACCTGTATCGCCGGGTGATCAACCGTAACAACCGTCTGAAGCGCCTGCTGGATCTGTCGGCGCCGGACATCATCGTGCGCAACGAAAAGCGCATGCTGCAGGAAGCGGTTGACGCTCTGCTGGACAACGGCCGTCGTGGTCGCGCCATCACTGGCTCGAACAAGCGTCCGCTGAAGTCCCTGGCCGACATGATCAAAGGTAAGCAAGGTCGTTTCCGTCAGAACTTGCTCGGTAAGCGTGTTGACTACTCCGGCCGTTCGGTAATTACCGTAGGTCCGACCCTGCGTCTGCACCAGTGCGGTCTGCCGAAGAAGATGGCCCTCGAGCTGTTCAAGCCGTTCATTTTCGGCAAGCTGGAAATGCGTGGTCTGGCGACCACCATCAAGGCTGCCAAGAAGATGGTCGAGCGCGAGCTGCCAGAGGTGTGGGACGTTCTCGCTGAAGTGATTCGCGAACACCCCGTACTGCTCAACCGTGCACCGACCCTTCACCGTCTGGGTATCCAGGCGTTTGAACCCGTACTGATCGAAGGTAAGGCTATTCAGCTGCACCCGCTGGTCTGTGCTGCGTACAACGCCGACTTCGACGGTGACCAGATGGCCGTTCACGTGCCGCTGACCCTGGAAGCCCAGCTCGAAGCGCGTGCGCTGATGATGTCGACCAACAACATCCTGTCGCCAGCCAACGGTGAGCCAATCATCGTTCCGTCGCAGGACGTTGTACTGGGTCTGTACTACATGACCCGGGAAGCCATCAATGCCAAGGGCGAAGGTCGCGTGTTCGCCGACCTGCAGGAAGTCGACCGCGTATTCCGCGCCGGCGAAGCCGCCCTGCACGCGAAAATCAAGGTTCGTATCAACGAAACCGTGAAAGAGCGTGATGGCTCGGTGGTCAAGAACACCCGCATCGTTGACACCACCGTCGGCCGTGCGCTGCTGTTCCAGGTTGTGCCGGCAGGTCTGCCGTATGACGTGGTCAACCAGCCGATGAAGAAAAAGGCGATCTCCAAGCTGATCAACCAGTGCTACCGCGTGGTTGGTCTGAAAGAGACCGTTATCTTCGCCGACCAACTGATGTACACCGGTTTCGCATACTCGACCATTTCCGGCGTTTCCATCGGTGTTAACGACTTCGTTATCCCGGACGAGAAAGCCCGCATCATCGGTAACGCTACCGATGAAGTGAAGGAAATCGAGAGCCAGTACGCCTCCGGCCTGGTAACCCAGGGCGAGAAGTACAACAAGGTCATCGACTTGTGGTCGAAGGCGAACGACGAAGTGTCCAAGGCGATGATGGCCAACCTCTCGAAAGAGAAGGTCATCGACCGCGAAGGCAAGGAAGTCGAGCAAGAGTCCTTCAACTCGATGTACATGATGGCTGACTCGGGTGCGCGGGGTTCCGCAGCCCAGATCCGTCAGCTGGCCGGTATGCGTGGTCTGATGGCCAAGCCGGACGGTTCCATCATCGAGACGCCGATCACCGCGAACTTCCGTGAAGGTCTGAGCGTACTTCAGTACTTCATCTCGACTCACGGTGCTCGTAAGGGTCTGGCGGATACCGCACTGAAAACCGCTAACTCCGGTTACCTGACTCGTCGTCTGGTGGACGTTGCCCAGGATCTGGTAGTGACCGAGATCGACTGCGGCACCGATCAGGGCCTGGTGATGACGCCACACATCGAAGGCGGCGACGTTGTAGAGCCACTGGGTGAGCGTGTATTGGGTCGTGTCATCGCCCGTGACGTATTCAAGCCAGGCACCGAGGACGTTATCGTTCCGGCCGGTACCTTGGTCGACGAGCAGTGGGTCGAGTTCATCGAGCTGAACAGCATCGACGAAGTGATCGTGCGTTCGCCGATCAACTGCGAAACCCGCTACGGCATTTGCGCCAAGTGCTACGGTCGTGATCTGGCTCGTGGTCACCAGGTGAACATCGGTGAGGCTGTCGGCGTTATCGCTGCCCAGTCGATCGGTGAGCCGGGTACCCAGCTGACCATGCGTACGTTCCACATCGGTGGTGCTGCAAGCCGTACCTCGGCTGCCGACAGCGTCCAGGTTAAGAATGGCGGTATGGTGCGTCTGCACAACCTGAAGCAGGTTGAGCGTGCCGACGGTAACCTGGTTGCCGTATCGCGTTCGGGTGAGTTGGCGATTGCTGACGAGTTCGGTCGTGAGCGTGAGCGCTACAAGCTGCCTTACGGTGCGGTGATTTCGGTCAAGGAAGGTGAAAAGGTCGAAGCTGGCGCCATCGTCGCCAAGTGGGACCCACACACCCACCCGATCGTTACCGAGCTGAAAGGTACCGTGACCTTCGTGGGCATGGAAGAAAACATCACCATCAAGCGTCAGACCGACGAACTGACCGGCTTGACCAACATTGAAGTACTGGACGTCAAGGATCGCCCTGCCGCAGGCAAGGAAATCCGTCCGGCAATCAAGATGGTCGATGCTGCAGGCAAGGATCTGTACCTGCCAGGTACTGACGTACCTGCCCAGTACTTCCTGCCGGCCAACGCCCTTGTCGGTGTGGCTGACGGTGCTCAGATCGGTGTTGGTGACGTTATCGCGCGTATCCCGCAAGAGACGTCGAAGACCCGTGACATTACCGGTGGTCTGCCACGCGTTGCCGACCTGTTCGAAGCGCGTCGTCCGAAAGAAGCCTCGATTCTGGCTGAAGTCAGCGGCACCATCGCATTCGGTAAAGAGACCAAGGGCAAGCGTCGCCTGGTGATCACTCCGACCGACGGTAGCGAACCGTACGAAGAGCTGATTCCGAAGTGGCGCCACCTGAACGTCTTCGAAGGTGAACAGGTAAACCGCGGTGAAGTTATCTCCGACGGCCCGAGCGATCCGCATGACATCCTGCGTCTGCTGGGTGTGAGTGCGCTGGCGAAGTACATCGTCAACGAGATCCAGGACGTTTACCGTCTGCAAGGCGTGAAGATCAACGACAAGCACATCGAGACCATTCTGCGTCAGATGCTGCGCAAGGTTGAGATCTCCGAGTCGGGCGATTCCAGCTTCATCAAGGGCGACCAGATGGAACTGACCCAGGTGCTGGTAGAGAACGAGCGTCTCGCTAGCGAGGACAAGTTCATCTCCAAGTTCACCCGAGTGCTGCTGGGTATCACCAAGGCCTCGCTGTCCACCGAGTCGTTCATCTCCGCGGCTTCCTTCCAGGAAACAACCCGCGTACTGACCGAAGCGGCGGTAACCGGCAAGCGCGACTACCTGCGCGGCCTGAAAGAGAACGTGGTCGTGGGTCGTCTGATCCCGGCCGGTACTGGTCTGGCCTACCACAGCGAGCGCAAGCGTCGCCGTGATGCCGACAAACCGCTGCGTGTAAGCGCCAGTGAAGTGGAAGCTGCACTGACCGAAGCGCTGAATTCCAGCGGTAATTAA
- the rpsL gene encoding 30S ribosomal protein S12: MATINQLVRQPRKRSVEKSDVPALQNCPQRRGVCTRVYTTTPKKPNSALRKVCRVRLTNGFEVSSYIGGEGHNLQEHSVVLIRGGRVKDLPGVRYHTVRGSLDTSGVKGRNQGRSKYGTKRPK, from the coding sequence ATGGCAACTATCAACCAGCTGGTACGTCAGCCGCGTAAGCGTTCGGTCGAGAAGTCCGACGTTCCTGCGCTGCAGAACTGCCCGCAGCGTCGTGGCGTGTGCACCCGTGTGTACACCACCACGCCGAAAAAACCTAACTCGGCACTGCGTAAAGTATGCCGTGTGCGTCTGACCAACGGTTTCGAGGTTTCCTCGTACATCGGTGGTGAAGGCCACAACCTGCAAGAGCACAGCGTCGTCCTGATTCGTGGCGGCCGTGTAAAAGACTTGCCAGGTGTTCGTTACCACACCGTTCGCGGCTCTCTGGATACTTCGGGCGTTAAAGGCCGTAACCAGGGTCGTTCGAAGTACGGTACCAAGCGTCCGAAGTAA
- the rpsG gene encoding 30S ribosomal protein S7 has translation MPRRRVAAKREILDDPKYGSQILAKFMNHVMESGKKAVAERIVYGALDTVKARKNSDPLEIFEKALDAIAPLVEVKSRRVGGATYQVPVEVRPSRRNALAMRWLVDYARKRGEKSMALRLAGELLDAAEGKGAAVKKREDVHRMAEANKAFSHYRF, from the coding sequence ATGCCAAGACGTCGTGTAGCAGCAAAACGTGAGATCCTTGACGATCCGAAGTACGGATCCCAGATTCTCGCGAAGTTCATGAACCACGTGATGGAAAGCGGCAAGAAGGCCGTAGCCGAGCGCATCGTTTACGGTGCCCTGGATACCGTCAAAGCACGCAAGAACAGCGACCCCCTGGAAATCTTCGAGAAAGCTCTCGACGCCATCGCTCCGCTGGTCGAAGTAAAGTCCCGTCGTGTCGGCGGTGCCACTTACCAGGTCCCGGTTGAAGTTCGTCCATCCCGTCGTAACGCTCTGGCAATGCGCTGGCTCGTAGACTACGCCCGCAAGCGCGGCGAGAAGTCGATGGCTCTGCGTCTGGCCGGCGAACTGCTGGATGCTGCCGAAGGCAAGGGTGCTGCAGTCAAGAAGCGTGAAGACGTTCACCGTATGGCTGAAGCCAACAAAGCGTTCTCGCACTACCGCTTCTAA